In Sulfolobales archaeon, a single window of DNA contains:
- a CDS encoding (Fe-S)-binding protein, with protein sequence MRVDPGIRERLIRRSSGTLGLCYQCGTCTAICPLAGDSSVNYIRKLVKYAQYGIIPSEEDLVRIVWNCTTCGVCASSCPRGVDIPGVIRGFREILSEKKRDQRFSEVLWRLYEAGNPWGYGSGEIRKFRISFRDLQISSGSKPDYVIYPCCFTTIDPLSQKILRSVIKIFRAAGFNIGVVDSMCCGDVAYQSGEIYFLEEYIGRLRELLEKIEAPLVVLSPHTLYMFRKIYPDLGFKMPVEVYHHTEVLSELLSKGKIRVREPENIHIVSYHDPCYLARYLRIHEEPRNIIENIPRIRFIEMEHTRENTLCCGAGGGMIFARESSVRIAVNRIREAEAVGAEVLATACQFCMRMFVDELKIRKSSISSVADVSELISSNMV encoded by the coding sequence ATGAGAGTTGATCCAGGTATTAGAGAAAGACTTATAAGAAGATCCTCAGGAACCCTCGGGTTATGCTACCAATGTGGAACATGCACTGCTATATGTCCTTTAGCAGGAGATTCCTCGGTAAACTATATAAGAAAACTAGTTAAATACGCTCAGTACGGGATCATACCGTCTGAAGAAGATCTAGTTAGAATAGTATGGAACTGCACAACCTGCGGTGTATGCGCTTCATCTTGTCCTAGAGGGGTTGACATACCAGGTGTAATAAGAGGTTTTAGAGAGATTTTATCCGAGAAGAAGAGGGATCAGAGGTTTTCAGAAGTTCTTTGGAGACTTTATGAAGCTGGAAATCCTTGGGGTTATGGATCTGGCGAGATCAGGAAATTCAGGATCAGTTTCAGAGATCTTCAGATTTCTAGCGGTTCTAAACCTGATTATGTTATATATCCATGCTGTTTCACAACCATAGATCCTCTCTCTCAGAAGATTCTTAGATCTGTTATAAAGATCTTCAGAGCTGCAGGTTTTAACATTGGGGTAGTAGATTCCATGTGCTGTGGTGATGTAGCATATCAATCTGGAGAGATCTACTTCCTAGAAGAATATATTGGAAGACTTAGAGAGCTTCTCGAGAAGATCGAAGCACCTTTAGTAGTTCTATCACCTCACACACTCTACATGTTTAGAAAGATATATCCAGATCTAGGGTTTAAAATGCCCGTAGAAGTATACCATCATACAGAGGTACTCTCAGAACTACTCTCTAAAGGTAAGATAAGAGTTAGAGAGCCTGAAAACATTCATATAGTGTCATATCATGATCCATGTTATCTGGCTAGATACTTGAGGATACATGAAGAGCCTAGAAATATCATAGAAAACATACCTAGGATAAGATTCATTGAAATGGAGCATACTAGAGAAAATACTCTATGCTGCGGTGCTGGTGGTGGGATGATCTTTGCCAGGGAAAGTAGTGTGAGAATAGCTGTGAATAGAATTAGAGAAGCTGAGGCTGTAGGTGCGGAGGTTCTTGCCACAGCATGCCAGTTCTGTATGAGAATGTTCGTGGACGAGCTTAAGATCAGGAAGTCTAGTATATCAAGTGTTGCTGATGTTTCAGAGCTTATCTCATCTAATATGGTGTGA
- the glnA gene encoding type I glutamate--ammonia ligase, protein MNESEERKRLLIHYTDLAGFLRSVETQYNNSRKFSATFDGSSVKGFADINKSDMLLDYDPRTLRIVPWDKSMYRAIGRVYNYDERRSDRDPRYIAEKTDSYLKDHGYNALVGAEIEFFIFNSVRILGDRSHYESGFSVDPGDRFRPEKGYHTLDSGDRISSFRLLLAKYLEELGYSVETSHHEVATSQIETSLGSGDPVTAGDSVITIKWVARHIARESGMIAVFMPKPIYGENGSGMHLHISLWDSDRRRNLFASEDNGLSDVGRYFIGGLIEHCRSLSAIVAPTSNSYKRLVPGYEAPVYCVWGFYNRSAGIRIPYAGDPRRIRLEFRVPDPSSNPYLAISAVLMAGLDGIKKKIDPGEPYEDNIYRLSEKEIREKRLKVLPRDLIQALEELESDQEYLKPVFSRDLIEKYIEIKKQEAREVLMRPHPYEYILYLDL, encoded by the coding sequence ATGAATGAATCTGAGGAGAGAAAGAGATTATTAATACACTACACAGATCTAGCAGGATTCTTAAGAAGTGTTGAAACACAGTATAATAATAGCAGAAAATTCTCAGCAACATTTGATGGAAGTAGTGTGAAAGGTTTTGCAGATATTAATAAGAGTGACATGCTTCTAGACTACGATCCTAGAACCCTAAGGATTGTTCCATGGGATAAGAGCATGTATAGAGCTATAGGGAGGGTATATAATTATGATGAAAGAAGATCTGATAGAGATCCAAGGTATATTGCCGAGAAAACAGATTCATATCTAAAGGATCACGGCTACAACGCTTTAGTAGGTGCCGAGATCGAGTTCTTCATATTCAATTCAGTGAGAATACTTGGAGATAGATCTCATTATGAAAGCGGTTTCTCAGTAGATCCTGGAGATAGATTTAGACCTGAGAAAGGTTATCATACGCTAGACTCAGGAGATAGGATAAGTTCATTCAGACTACTTCTAGCAAAATACCTCGAAGAACTAGGCTATAGTGTTGAAACATCGCATCACGAAGTCGCAACATCACAAATCGAAACATCACTAGGCTCAGGAGATCCTGTGACAGCTGGTGATAGTGTTATCACAATTAAATGGGTTGCAAGACATATCGCTAGAGAAAGCGGCATGATAGCTGTTTTCATGCCTAAGCCTATATATGGTGAGAATGGTAGTGGAATGCATCTCCATATAAGCTTGTGGGATTCTGATAGAAGAAGGAATCTATTCGCCTCGGAAGACAATGGATTAAGCGATGTTGGAAGATACTTCATAGGAGGATTGATAGAGCATTGTAGAAGTCTCTCAGCTATTGTAGCTCCTACTAGTAATAGTTATAAGAGACTTGTTCCAGGCTACGAAGCTCCTGTATACTGTGTGTGGGGTTTCTATAATAGAAGTGCTGGTATTAGAATACCTTATGCAGGAGATCCTAGGAGGATCAGATTAGAGTTCAGAGTACCGGATCCCTCTTCAAATCCCTATTTAGCAATATCCGCAGTTCTCATGGCAGGTCTTGACGGGATCAAGAAGAAGATAGATCCAGGAGAACCTTACGAGGATAACATATATAGATTATCGGAGAAAGAAATTAGAGAGAAAAGATTAAAAGTACTTCCAAGAGATCTAATTCAAGCTCTAGAAGAGCTTGAGAGCGATCAAGAATATCTAAAACCTGTTTTCAGCAGAGATCTCATAGAGAAGTATATAGAGATTAAAAAACAAGAAGCGAGAGAAGTTCTTATGAGACCACACCCCTACGAATATATCTTATACCTAGATCTTTAG
- a CDS encoding electron transfer flavoprotein subunit alpha/FixB family protein, whose amino-acid sequence MEAEWRGFGVYIEQDEGIVEETSLEILGRVRELGDKFNIPVSAFLLADSARDIVKNIYSYGADRIIYVENPLFRSYHSDLFSETLVRLIRKYKPRYLLLPATRDSRDLAGRIAVMLRTCLLAHVISIDIEPSSMRMNAMVPGFGGSIAAVCECTTIPEMATVTPGVFKPVSREDLKPEIIDESEIARDLSSSIRKIRRFKEARPDISKAERIVIAGAGCLQDLEAVKDLARIMRAEYAVTRPIADAGLAPRDLQVGSTGISVKSKIALILGASGAPHFVSGIRDCKYVVSVNIDPEAPIREYSDLFIVGDLYEFLRKLRKRLEEVGG is encoded by the coding sequence ATGGAGGCTGAGTGGAGAGGTTTTGGAGTGTATATAGAACAGGATGAGGGGATTGTTGAAGAAACATCTCTAGAGATACTAGGAAGAGTAAGAGAACTTGGCGATAAATTTAATATCCCTGTGTCAGCATTTCTCCTAGCAGATTCTGCGAGAGATATAGTGAAGAATATATATTCTTATGGTGCTGATAGAATTATATATGTTGAGAATCCTCTCTTCAGATCATATCACTCGGATCTGTTCTCAGAAACTTTGGTTAGATTGATTAGAAAGTATAAGCCTAGATACCTTCTACTTCCTGCAACAAGAGATTCTAGAGATCTTGCTGGTAGAATTGCTGTGATGCTTAGAACATGTCTTCTTGCACATGTTATATCTATAGATATAGAGCCTAGTAGCATGAGGATGAACGCGATGGTTCCAGGATTTGGAGGTAGCATTGCTGCGGTTTGCGAGTGTACTACAATCCCCGAGATGGCTACTGTGACACCTGGTGTTTTCAAACCTGTTTCTAGAGAGGATCTGAAGCCTGAGATCATCGATGAAAGCGAGATCGCCAGAGACCTCAGTAGTAGCATTAGGAAAATCAGAAGATTCAAGGAAGCTAGACCTGACATCTCTAAGGCTGAGAGAATTGTGATAGCAGGAGCCGGATGTCTTCAAGATCTTGAAGCTGTAAAAGATCTGGCTAGAATTATGAGGGCTGAATACGCCGTGACAAGACCTATTGCTGATGCAGGACTCGCTCCAAGAGATCTTCAGGTGGGGTCTACAGGTATATCTGTTAAATCTAAGATAGCTCTGATTCTAGGAGCTAGCGGTGCTCCTCATTTTGTTTCAGGGATCAGAGATTGTAAATATGTGGTTTCTGTGAATATAGATCCTGAGGCTCCTATAAGAGAGTACTCAGATCTATTCATAGTAGGAGATCTATATGAGTTTCTTAGAAAGCTTAGAAAAAGACTTGAGGAGGTGGGAGGATGA
- a CDS encoding Mut7-C RNAse domain-containing protein codes for MSRSMSLELRFIVDTMLGSLARWLRILGYDSLYDRNYDDWRIIRIASEDRRIIITKDRGLYITARKKGLDAILIEDENIAEALKNLRRRYGIKLEIDPKNTRCPICNNLLRRTSSVIDIAGRVPESVAKNYKEFWICDKCGRVYWRGRHWRSIEKILSQARS; via the coding sequence ATGAGCAGATCAATGTCTCTAGAGCTTAGATTCATAGTTGATACGATGCTTGGCAGTCTCGCCAGATGGCTCAGGATCTTAGGCTATGATTCTCTCTACGATAGAAATTATGATGACTGGAGAATTATAAGGATAGCTTCAGAAGATAGAAGAATTATAATTACAAAAGATAGAGGTCTCTACATAACTGCTAGGAAAAAAGGTTTAGATGCCATACTTATAGAGGATGAAAACATAGCAGAAGCTCTTAAAAATCTTAGAAGAAGATATGGTATAAAACTAGAGATAGATCCGAAGAATACGAGATGCCCTATATGTAATAATCTTCTGAGAAGAACATCATCAGTAATAGATATCGCAGGGAGAGTGCCTGAAAGTGTTGCGAAAAACTATAAAGAGTTCTGGATATGCGATAAATGTGGAAGGGTTTACTGGAGAGGAAGACATTGGAGAAGTATTGAGAAGATTCTTTCTCAGGCGAGATCATGA
- a CDS encoding FAD-dependent oxidoreductase yields the protein MNRVLVIGGGIAGIQASLDLASSGVKVVLVDRSPTIGGKMALLDKTFPTLDCSICIEGPLISDASRHPNIELLAPAEIIEVSGDKPPYRVKILVHPRYVTDACTKCGKCAEECPVVVPSEFDGEIGLRKAIFLPFPQAEPGRYMIDIYNCLNKPPNYMPCDRCVKACDIKAIDFLMKPTIIEREVSSIIIATGYELIDPAKIPWTGYSKYPNVITSYQWERMINAAGPSMGHIVRPSDHREPESILFISCVGSRDRRYTPTCSAFCCTYLLKQAIQAKIHNIKHVSILYMNDIRTYGKGFEHFYRRAREEGVEILFGKPVGIAERNGKLLVRFENTEKGFIEEREFDLVVLAPAVKPSRDIEKLAKIIGVEIDEHGFIRTSPVNPVQTSREGVYVAGSASHPKDICDSVIEGAAAAAMAQRSIRIREWPYKEFKPDPEIRYEEPRIGVFICHCGTNIAGVADVPKLVEMSSKLPGVVHAEDLMFACARSGLDRISQVIAEKKLNRVIVAACSPATHLRFFRDAAANGGMNPYTVDMANIRNLCTWVHPDTSIATRKSFDMIKMAVRKAFYLRPLEKIKVPVVKRVLVIGGGPAGLAAAIATARAGIETILVEKEPEVGGFLRILSRIAPRGVNARELLEDLVREASEAGVKILTNTRVVEVSGFVGQFQVRLSSGEELTVGGIIVAVGGEPYTPNELGYGVRKNVLTTLDLERVGIESLGKSVAIVNCVGSRNKLRGCSRFCCQLALYKALEIKRSGREVYLIYKDLMAYTPEAEDLYREAAREGVIFVRIPRDSDLTEVVRLDDEGLKVFDRELGSEIEIPVDTVILNIGLAPGKSIDEIASILRISKDREGFLLEAHPKLGPAETLTAGIFLAGVAQGPKSISESIAHGMAAASRAISVLSIGFVEKDPFIPQIDMKKCRLCMLCTKVCPYGALKGEVGKYLNFSPAACMGCGACAAECPTGAITIPAFTDEDIFAQIDAALEEEPEKKAIVFTCAYCSYAASDNAGILKLQYPAVGRTIRLLCSSRVSWKHIERAFARGAGMVLVTGCRLGDCHFITANYNTVRRFEMWRKRIEHLGIRPERLQLRLFGAPDVTDLVEAMREAERVIASLKPEEVRETIVKLGKSIGR from the coding sequence GTGAACAGAGTTCTGGTTATAGGCGGAGGTATAGCAGGGATACAAGCATCTCTAGATCTAGCAAGCTCAGGTGTTAAAGTAGTTCTAGTAGATAGATCTCCTACTATAGGAGGTAAGATGGCTCTTCTAGACAAGACATTTCCCACGTTAGATTGTAGTATTTGCATAGAAGGACCTCTGATATCTGATGCAAGTAGACATCCTAATATAGAGCTTCTAGCCCCTGCTGAGATTATAGAGGTTTCAGGAGATAAACCTCCTTATAGGGTTAAGATCCTCGTGCATCCTAGATATGTTACTGATGCATGCACTAAATGTGGTAAGTGTGCTGAGGAGTGTCCTGTAGTAGTTCCATCTGAATTTGATGGAGAGATAGGGCTTAGAAAAGCTATATTTCTACCATTCCCGCAAGCCGAACCTGGAAGATATATGATCGATATATACAACTGTCTTAATAAACCTCCCAACTATATGCCTTGTGATAGATGTGTCAAAGCCTGCGATATAAAGGCTATCGATTTTCTCATGAAACCTACTATAATCGAGAGAGAGGTATCATCGATAATAATAGCCACAGGATATGAACTCATAGACCCGGCTAAGATCCCGTGGACTGGCTATAGTAAGTATCCTAATGTTATAACATCTTATCAGTGGGAGAGAATGATCAATGCTGCAGGACCTTCGATGGGTCATATAGTGAGGCCAAGCGATCATAGAGAGCCTGAGAGTATTCTATTCATATCATGCGTTGGTTCTAGAGATAGAAGGTATACACCTACATGCTCAGCATTTTGCTGTACATATCTTCTTAAACAAGCTATACAAGCTAAGATACATAATATAAAGCATGTCTCAATACTCTATATGAATGATATAAGAACCTATGGTAAAGGTTTTGAACATTTCTATAGAAGAGCTAGAGAAGAAGGTGTTGAAATATTATTTGGAAAACCTGTAGGCATTGCTGAAAGAAATGGAAAACTTCTAGTTAGATTCGAGAACACTGAGAAAGGCTTTATCGAGGAGAGAGAATTCGATCTAGTTGTTCTAGCTCCGGCGGTGAAGCCTTCAAGAGATATTGAGAAGCTGGCTAAGATAATCGGTGTCGAAATCGATGAACACGGGTTTATTAGAACTTCTCCTGTTAATCCTGTTCAGACATCTAGAGAGGGCGTATATGTAGCCGGGTCGGCATCGCATCCTAAGGATATATGCGATAGCGTTATAGAAGGTGCTGCGGCAGCTGCTATGGCTCAGAGAAGTATAAGAATTAGAGAGTGGCCTTACAAAGAATTCAAACCAGATCCCGAGATAAGATATGAAGAACCTAGAATAGGAGTGTTCATATGCCACTGTGGTACCAACATAGCTGGTGTAGCTGATGTTCCTAAGCTTGTTGAGATGAGCTCTAAGCTTCCCGGAGTTGTTCATGCTGAGGATCTCATGTTTGCATGCGCCAGGTCAGGACTTGATAGGATTAGCCAGGTTATTGCAGAGAAGAAGCTTAATAGAGTGATTGTAGCAGCATGTAGTCCTGCAACTCATCTTAGATTCTTCAGAGATGCTGCAGCTAATGGAGGTATGAATCCCTATACCGTTGACATGGCTAACATAAGAAACCTCTGTACATGGGTTCATCCGGATACTTCTATCGCTACTAGGAAGTCTTTTGATATGATTAAAATGGCTGTTAGAAAAGCTTTCTATCTAAGACCTTTGGAGAAGATCAAGGTTCCCGTGGTTAAAAGAGTTCTAGTAATAGGTGGAGGACCTGCAGGGCTTGCAGCAGCTATAGCAACTGCGAGAGCAGGAATTGAGACTATACTAGTAGAGAAAGAACCTGAGGTAGGAGGTTTTCTCAGGATCCTCAGCAGAATAGCTCCTAGAGGTGTGAATGCTAGAGAGCTTTTAGAGGATCTTGTTAGAGAAGCTTCTGAGGCAGGTGTGAAGATACTTACAAATACAAGAGTTGTAGAGGTCTCAGGATTCGTAGGACAGTTCCAGGTTAGATTAAGTAGCGGTGAAGAGCTTACAGTAGGTGGTATAATTGTCGCAGTAGGCGGAGAACCTTACACGCCTAATGAGCTGGGCTACGGTGTTAGAAAGAATGTTCTCACAACACTAGACCTAGAGAGAGTAGGTATCGAAAGTCTGGGTAAGAGTGTTGCTATAGTGAATTGTGTGGGTTCTAGAAACAAGCTCAGAGGATGTTCTAGGTTCTGCTGCCAGCTGGCACTTTACAAGGCTTTGGAGATTAAGAGAAGCGGTAGAGAGGTATATCTCATATATAAGGATCTGATGGCATACACACCTGAAGCAGAAGATCTATATAGAGAGGCTGCGAGAGAAGGTGTTATATTCGTTAGAATACCTAGAGACTCTGATCTTACAGAAGTTGTGAGACTCGATGATGAAGGTTTGAAAGTATTCGATAGAGAATTGGGTTCAGAGATTGAAATCCCCGTAGATACAGTGATACTCAATATAGGGCTTGCGCCTGGGAAGAGTATTGATGAGATAGCTAGTATACTTAGAATATCAAAGGATAGAGAAGGATTCCTACTAGAAGCCCATCCAAAACTAGGTCCTGCAGAAACTCTTACAGCAGGGATCTTTCTAGCAGGAGTAGCTCAAGGTCCTAAGAGTATTAGCGAGAGTATAGCTCATGGAATGGCTGCAGCTTCTAGAGCTATATCTGTTCTCAGCATAGGTTTTGTCGAGAAAGATCCCTTCATACCTCAGATCGATATGAAGAAGTGTAGATTATGCATGCTCTGTACCAAGGTATGCCCCTATGGAGCTTTAAAGGGTGAGGTTGGTAAGTATCTGAACTTCTCACCTGCAGCATGCATGGGTTGTGGTGCTTGTGCTGCTGAATGTCCTACAGGTGCGATTACCATACCAGCATTCACAGATGAAGATATATTCGCTCAGATAGATGCAGCTCTAGAAGAAGAACCCGAGAAGAAAGCTATAGTATTCACATGCGCCTACTGTTCATACGCGGCATCAGATAATGCGGGAATACTAAAGCTACAGTATCCTGCAGTGGGGAGGACCATAAGACTTCTATGCTCTTCAAGAGTATCTTGGAAGCATATTGAGAGAGCTTTTGCCAGAGGTGCTGGAATGGTTCTCGTGACGGGATGCAGGCTTGGAGACTGCCACTTCATAACAGCTAATTACAATACCGTGAGAAGATTTGAAATGTGGAGGAAGAGAATCGAGCATCTAGGCATAAGACCTGAGAGACTTCAGCTAAGACTGTTCGGAGCCCCCGATGTAACAGATCTTGTTGAAGCTATGAGAGAAGCTGAAAGAGTTATAGCATCTCTTAAACCAGAGGAGGTCAGAGAAACTATTGTAAAACTGGGTAAATCAATCGGCAGGTGA
- a CDS encoding 2-oxoacid:acceptor oxidoreductase family protein, with protein MMLRVRFGGLGGHGILLAGRVLGTAAIYAGYDAIMTIAYSPEQRGGWSKADVIISDEEIDYPYLIQPDILVVTTQEMYEREIESLPLEGFLIYESSLVKPSKTIDKMIGIPAISIAEKSVKRRIAMNMVLVGGVVALSGFIDPRYVESSIRSIVRKGTEDMNVTAFYKGFEYVREIARIGGVKLE; from the coding sequence ATGATGCTTAGAGTAAGATTTGGAGGCTTAGGAGGTCATGGAATACTTCTAGCAGGTAGAGTACTAGGTACTGCAGCCATATATGCTGGTTATGATGCTATAATGACCATAGCGTATAGTCCTGAGCAGAGAGGTGGGTGGTCTAAAGCTGATGTTATAATATCTGATGAGGAGATAGACTATCCGTATCTGATCCAACCTGATATACTTGTTGTAACCACTCAGGAGATGTATGAGAGAGAAATCGAATCATTACCTCTCGAGGGATTTCTGATCTATGAGTCTTCTCTTGTGAAGCCTTCGAAAACCATTGACAAGATGATTGGAATCCCAGCGATAAGCATTGCGGAAAAAAGTGTGAAGAGGAGAATTGCTATGAACATGGTTTTAGTAGGTGGTGTAGTAGCTCTCTCAGGATTCATAGATCCTAGATATGTCGAGAGTTCTATAAGAAGTATTGTGAGGAAGGGAACTGAAGATATGAATGTCACAGCATTTTACAAAGGCTTTGAATATGTAAGAGAGATCGCGAGGATAGGAGGTGTCAAACTTGAGTAG
- a CDS encoding electron transfer flavoprotein subunit beta/FixA family protein — translation MSKPLYVVTMKVVPKTEEIRFDPNTKTVDRSKATNEINQADKNALEEALKLKERYGGRVLVLSMGPPFFDPFLRIALAMGADDAILISDRVLAGSDAYVTSMVLARAIQKIGGATLVLCGEESSDGSTGQVPPGIAAWLGYSQATYVSKILDLDLERGRVVVRRTIKGGYEDIELPIPAVLSIELGINTPRFPDFRRKKWAEKEYKLTIWSAADLGLKPDEVGLIGSPSRVRELVEIKPPERARRIIENIDEGVEEFLRILKSI, via the coding sequence ATGAGTAAGCCTCTGTACGTGGTTACTATGAAGGTTGTTCCTAAAACTGAGGAGATCAGATTTGATCCGAATACAAAAACTGTAGATAGATCTAAGGCAACAAACGAGATTAATCAAGCCGATAAGAATGCACTTGAGGAAGCTCTAAAGCTTAAAGAGAGATATGGCGGCAGAGTTCTAGTACTCTCTATGGGACCTCCCTTCTTCGATCCGTTTCTTAGAATAGCTTTAGCAATGGGTGCTGACGACGCCATACTAATAAGCGATAGAGTTCTTGCAGGAAGCGATGCTTATGTCACATCAATGGTCCTGGCAAGAGCTATACAGAAGATAGGTGGGGCAACTCTAGTTCTATGTGGCGAAGAAAGTTCAGACGGCTCCACAGGTCAGGTTCCTCCAGGAATTGCTGCATGGCTTGGATACTCTCAAGCCACATATGTATCGAAAATACTTGACCTAGATCTCGAGAGGGGAAGAGTAGTCGTAAGAAGAACTATAAAGGGAGGTTATGAAGATATAGAGCTTCCAATACCTGCAGTACTCTCAATAGAGCTCGGTATCAATACACCTAGATTCCCGGACTTCAGGAGAAAGAAGTGGGCTGAGAAAGAGTACAAGCTAACAATATGGAGTGCAGCAGATCTCGGATTAAAACCTGATGAGGTAGGTCTGATAGGATCTCCTTCTAGAGTTAGAGAACTTGTAGAGATCAAGCCTCCTGAAAGAGCTCGAAGAATTATTGAAAACATAGATGAAGGCGTTGAGGAATTCCTCAGAATTCTAAAGAGTATCTAA
- a CDS encoding 2-oxoacid:acceptor oxidoreductase subunit alpha, whose amino-acid sequence MSSEKLLKPGKYFMQGNIAMAEAALIAGCRFYAGYPITPSNEIAEWMSRRLPEVGGVFIQMEDEIGSIVAVLGASAAGVKAMTATSGPGFSLMMESVGLASMMEIPAVIIDVMRAGPSTGIPTLVGQGDVMQARWGSHGDYEIIAYLPNSVQEAFDMTIKAFNNSERFRVLSIVLADQVIGHMTGRLVVPEYSEIEIVYRETPKVPPEEYLPFDSRYLVPPMAIAGSGYRVNYDSLTHTDIGYPTVDREDSFKLVSRLVRKIRENEMKIAEWEEYETEDAEVLTVAYGCTSRSVKEVVKSMRKRGYRVGLYRPKTAWPFPWWRLKELSRKINKIVVFEINMGQVFHLVREYAARDVEILHAPYAPGYMPDPGYIESILMKVYGA is encoded by the coding sequence ATGAGTTCTGAGAAGCTTCTGAAACCTGGGAAGTATTTTATGCAAGGCAACATAGCTATGGCTGAAGCAGCTCTCATAGCTGGGTGCAGGTTTTATGCTGGATATCCTATAACACCTTCCAATGAGATTGCTGAGTGGATGTCTAGAAGACTTCCCGAGGTTGGTGGAGTGTTCATTCAAATGGAGGATGAGATAGGATCTATAGTAGCTGTATTAGGAGCTTCTGCAGCAGGTGTTAAAGCTATGACAGCAACCAGCGGTCCTGGTTTTAGTCTGATGATGGAGTCTGTTGGACTGGCTTCTATGATGGAGATTCCTGCGGTTATAATTGATGTGATGAGAGCCGGACCTAGCACTGGTATACCAACTCTTGTTGGGCAGGGAGATGTGATGCAGGCTAGATGGGGTTCTCACGGTGATTACGAGATCATAGCTTATCTTCCTAATAGTGTTCAGGAGGCTTTTGATATGACTATCAAGGCGTTTAATAATTCTGAGAGGTTTAGAGTTCTATCGATAGTCCTAGCAGATCAGGTTATAGGTCATATGACTGGGAGGCTTGTGGTACCCGAGTATAGTGAGATAGAGATCGTTTATAGAGAAACTCCTAAGGTACCTCCCGAGGAATATCTGCCGTTTGACTCTAGATATCTAGTGCCTCCCATGGCTATCGCAGGGTCGGGGTATAGAGTTAACTATGATAGTCTCACCCATACTGACATAGGCTATCCAACAGTTGATCGTGAAGATTCTTTCAAGCTTGTATCGAGACTTGTAAGAAAGATCAGAGAGAATGAAATGAAGATCGCTGAGTGGGAAGAGTACGAGACAGAAGATGCCGAGGTTCTGACAGTAGCCTATGGATGCACATCGAGATCTGTTAAAGAGGTTGTTAAGAGTATGAGAAAGAGAGGTTATAGAGTAGGACTTTATAGACCTAAGACAGCATGGCCATTCCCCTGGTGGAGACTTAAAGAACTTTCAAGGAAGATTAACAAGATCGTTGTATTCGAGATTAATATGGGTCAGGTCTTCCACCTTGTAAGAGAGTATGCTGCTAGAGATGTAGAGATTCTTCACGCACCCTACGCACCTGGATACATGCCGGATCCAGGGTATATTGAGAGTATTTTAATGAAGGTGTATGGAGCATGA
- a CDS encoding thiamine pyrophosphate-dependent enzyme — MSERFRLKEFSKIALASQYEGLESVIRIDRMPHIFCPGCGLGIVLKGLAEAILKSGIPVEKHVGVSGIGCTGRLPGYLRIDAYHVTHGRAIPFAIGLKLANPALEVTVVGGDGDIVTIGGNHFIHAARRNHDINVVIVNNFIYGMTGGQYGATTPVGSLTTTSPYGHLEYSFNIPLLAYASGATFIARWTPLHYAQMVDAFLQMFEHKGFAVVEIVAPCVLYGERNQFPSYTDMLKYFRDRCIIDHEADLRRIGISLEKTEPLVLGNFYKARKKTYEEMYRELVEKISRGGGRE; from the coding sequence ATGAGTGAGAGATTTAGATTAAAAGAATTCTCGAAAATCGCACTAGCCAGCCAGTATGAAGGTTTGGAGAGTGTCATCAGAATAGATAGGATGCCCCATATATTCTGTCCAGGCTGTGGTCTTGGAATAGTATTGAAAGGATTGGCGGAAGCTATACTCAAATCAGGAATACCAGTCGAAAAACATGTAGGAGTATCAGGAATAGGATGCACTGGAAGACTTCCCGGATATCTGAGAATTGACGCATATCATGTGACCCATGGAAGAGCTATACCATTTGCTATAGGACTTAAGCTTGCTAATCCAGCGCTAGAGGTCACAGTAGTAGGCGGAGATGGAGATATAGTAACGATAGGAGGTAATCACTTTATTCATGCTGCTAGAAGAAATCATGATATCAATGTTGTTATAGTTAATAACTTCATATATGGAATGACAGGAGGACAGTATGGCGCTACAACACCTGTGGGATCTCTTACAACCACATCGCCTTATGGACATCTAGAGTACTCATTTAACATACCTCTGCTGGCATATGCTTCTGGAGCTACATTCATAGCTAGATGGACTCCTCTTCACTATGCTCAGATGGTTGATGCGTTTCTACAGATGTTCGAGCACAAGGGATTTGCAGTGGTAGAGATAGTAGCTCCATGTGTTCTATATGGTGAGAGGAATCAATTCCCATCCTATACTGATATGCTAAAGTACTTTAGAGATAGATGTATCATAGATCATGAAGCTGATCTAAGGAGGATAGGAATCTCACTAGAGAAGACAGAACCTCTAGTTCTAGGAAACTTCTACAAAGCTAGAAAGAAGACCTATGAGGAGATGTATAGAGAACTTGTAGAGAAGATCTCTAGAGGAGGTGGGAGAGAATGA